The following proteins are co-located in the Microbacterium sp. Clip185 genome:
- a CDS encoding MFS transporter codes for MAGYQELLRTPGVARIIAAQLTARFPNGMTSLAILLHVEHVTGSYGYAGLVLAAASVGQAVSGPVTSRWMGRWGMRRVLTLTMIVCALAILAIGLLDLPVAGFMAFGLIAGLSTPPVQSAVRTIYPKMVNSRQLTPLYSLDASLQEIIWIIAPVVITFIATQIGTWEALVLIAVILVGGGTWFILSPEVGRVRIPRSKRRFGKVLTRPTVLLATVIGFLLIGACAAVEAGVVATFDHGGLEAGIVLAVFSIGSLAGGLSFGHVPMGPWAMARRMGIVAVGLVLTMFSLNIWWLSGTLFLAGIGIAPALAVLFAITSVSVKFSDTAEAYGWIGTGQLIGAAAGSAVAGFLIDAVEAPGAFIAAAAFAGAGAIVAIVCVRAFPDLRHRDPSPIPDTEPTPIIT; via the coding sequence ATGGCCGGATACCAGGAATTGCTGCGCACCCCGGGGGTGGCGCGCATCATCGCCGCACAGCTCACGGCGCGCTTCCCGAACGGGATGACGAGCCTGGCGATCCTGCTGCACGTCGAGCACGTGACCGGGTCCTATGGATACGCGGGCCTCGTTCTCGCGGCCGCATCCGTCGGGCAGGCGGTCTCGGGTCCCGTCACCAGCCGGTGGATGGGCCGCTGGGGGATGCGGCGTGTGCTCACGCTGACGATGATCGTGTGCGCGCTGGCGATCCTCGCCATCGGCCTGCTCGATCTGCCGGTGGCCGGCTTCATGGCGTTCGGACTGATCGCAGGCCTGTCCACTCCGCCGGTGCAGTCCGCGGTGCGCACGATCTATCCCAAGATGGTCAACTCCCGCCAGCTCACCCCGCTCTACTCGCTGGATGCGTCGCTGCAGGAGATCATCTGGATCATCGCCCCCGTCGTGATCACGTTCATCGCGACGCAGATCGGCACCTGGGAGGCGCTCGTCCTGATCGCCGTGATCCTCGTCGGCGGCGGGACGTGGTTCATCCTCTCCCCCGAGGTCGGCCGGGTGCGCATCCCCCGCAGCAAGCGGCGTTTCGGCAAGGTGCTGACGCGCCCCACCGTGCTGCTGGCCACCGTCATCGGGTTCCTGCTCATCGGTGCCTGCGCCGCCGTCGAGGCGGGTGTCGTCGCGACCTTCGACCACGGCGGGCTCGAGGCGGGCATCGTCCTCGCGGTGTTCTCGATCGGCAGCCTCGCCGGAGGCCTCTCGTTCGGCCACGTGCCCATGGGGCCCTGGGCGATGGCGCGGCGCATGGGCATCGTCGCCGTCGGCCTGGTACTGACGATGTTCTCCCTCAACATCTGGTGGCTCTCTGGCACGCTGTTCCTCGCGGGGATCGGCATCGCCCCGGCCCTCGCCGTGCTGTTCGCGATCACCTCCGTGAGCGTCAAGTTCTCGGACACCGCCGAGGCCTACGGGTGGATCGGCACCGGTCAGCTGATCGGCGCCGCTGCGGGTTCCGCCGTCGCCGGCTTCCTGATCGACGCGGTCGAAGCCCCCGGCGCCTTCATCGCGGCCGCGGCCTTCGCCGGTGCCGGAGCGATCGTCGCCATCGTGTGTGTGCGCGCCTTCCCGGATCTGCGCCACCGCGACCCGAGCCCGATCCCCGACACGGAGCCCACGCCGATCATCACCTGA
- the nrdE gene encoding class 1b ribonucleoside-diphosphate reductase subunit alpha, with protein MVEAALKDLSFKTEARFEGLDYHALNAMLNLYDANGQIQFDADKRAAREYFLQHVNQNTVFFHSLKERLDYLVEKEYYEPGVLAKYPHEFIQELNDRAYGKKFRFETFLGAFKYYTSYTLKTFDGKRYLERFEDRVVMTALALADGDQKLAVQLVDEIISGRFQPATPTFLNAGKAQRGELVSCFLLRIEDNMESIARGINSALQLSKRGGGVALLLSNIRESGAPIKQIENQSSGIIPVMKLLEDSFSYANQLGARQGAGAVYLSAHHPDIMRFLDTKRENADEKIRIKTLSLGVVVPDITFELAKNGEDMYLFSPYDVERVYGVPFGDISVTEKYREMVDDPRIKKTKINARDFFQTLAEIQFESGYPYIMFEDTVNRANPIKGRINMSNLCSEILQVNTPTTLNEDLSYDQIGKDISCNLGSMNIALAMDGGDLGGTVEAAIRALTAVSDQSHIRSVRSIEDGNDRSHAIGLGQMNLHGYLAREHVHYGSEEGIDFTNIYFYTVLFHALRASNALAIERGHAFDGFEDSTYASGAFFDKYLEQEWVPQTEKVKELFAGHHIPTQGDWAELKASIQKHGIYNQNLQAVPPTGSISYINNSTSSIHPIASKIEIRKEGKLGRVYYPAPFMTNDNLEYYQDAYEIGYEKVIDTYAAATQHVDQGLSLTLFFKDTATTRDINKAQIYAWRKGIKTIYYIRLRQMALEGTDMSECVSCML; from the coding sequence ATGGTGGAAGCAGCACTGAAGGACTTGAGCTTCAAGACCGAGGCGCGTTTCGAGGGGCTGGACTATCACGCCCTCAACGCGATGCTCAATCTGTACGACGCGAACGGGCAGATCCAGTTCGACGCCGACAAGCGTGCCGCCCGGGAGTACTTCCTGCAGCACGTGAACCAGAACACGGTGTTCTTCCACTCGCTCAAGGAGCGTCTCGACTACCTGGTCGAGAAGGAGTACTACGAGCCCGGTGTGCTCGCCAAGTACCCGCACGAGTTCATCCAGGAGCTCAACGACCGCGCGTACGGCAAGAAGTTCCGCTTCGAGACCTTCCTCGGAGCCTTCAAGTACTACACGAGCTACACGCTGAAGACCTTCGACGGCAAGCGGTACCTCGAGCGCTTCGAGGACCGTGTCGTCATGACCGCACTGGCGCTCGCCGACGGCGACCAGAAGCTCGCCGTGCAGTTGGTCGACGAGATCATCTCCGGTCGTTTCCAACCCGCCACTCCCACCTTCCTCAACGCCGGCAAGGCGCAGCGCGGCGAGCTCGTCTCGTGCTTCCTGCTGCGCATCGAAGACAACATGGAGTCGATCGCCCGCGGCATCAACTCCGCGCTGCAGCTGTCCAAGCGCGGCGGCGGCGTGGCGCTGCTGCTGTCCAACATCCGCGAGTCGGGTGCACCGATCAAGCAGATCGAGAACCAGTCCAGCGGCATCATCCCCGTCATGAAGCTGCTCGAAGACAGCTTCAGCTACGCCAACCAGCTCGGTGCGCGTCAGGGCGCCGGTGCCGTCTACCTGTCGGCGCACCACCCCGACATCATGCGCTTCCTCGACACGAAGCGTGAGAACGCCGACGAGAAGATCCGTATCAAGACGCTGTCGCTCGGTGTGGTCGTTCCCGACATCACCTTCGAGCTCGCCAAGAACGGTGAGGACATGTACCTGTTCTCGCCGTACGACGTGGAGCGTGTCTACGGCGTGCCCTTCGGCGACATCTCGGTCACCGAGAAGTACCGCGAGATGGTCGACGACCCGCGCATCAAGAAGACGAAGATCAACGCCCGCGACTTCTTCCAGACGCTCGCCGAGATCCAGTTCGAGTCGGGTTACCCGTACATCATGTTCGAGGACACGGTGAACCGCGCGAACCCGATCAAGGGTCGCATCAACATGTCCAACCTGTGCAGCGAGATCCTGCAGGTGAACACGCCGACGACGTTGAACGAGGATCTCTCGTACGACCAGATCGGCAAGGACATCTCCTGCAACCTGGGCTCGATGAACATCGCCCTGGCGATGGACGGCGGCGACCTCGGCGGCACGGTCGAGGCGGCGATCCGTGCGCTCACCGCGGTCAGCGACCAGAGCCACATCCGCTCCGTGCGCTCGATCGAGGACGGCAACGACCGTTCCCACGCGATCGGCCTCGGCCAGATGAACCTGCACGGTTACCTGGCGCGCGAGCACGTGCACTACGGCTCCGAAGAGGGCATCGATTTCACGAACATCTACTTCTACACGGTGCTGTTCCACGCGCTGCGCGCCTCGAACGCGCTCGCGATCGAGCGCGGTCACGCGTTCGACGGCTTCGAGGACTCGACTTACGCATCGGGTGCGTTCTTCGACAAGTACCTCGAGCAGGAGTGGGTGCCGCAGACGGAGAAGGTCAAGGAGCTGTTCGCCGGACACCACATCCCCACGCAGGGTGACTGGGCCGAGCTGAAGGCGTCGATCCAGAAGCACGGCATCTACAACCAGAACCTGCAGGCGGTTCCTCCGACCGGCTCGATCTCGTACATCAACAACTCGACGTCGTCGATCCACCCGATCGCGTCGAAGATCGAGATCCGCAAGGAAGGCAAGCTCGGCCGCGTCTACTACCCGGCGCCGTTCATGACGAACGACAACCTGGAGTACTACCAGGACGCGTACGAGATCGGTTACGAGAAGGTCATCGACACGTACGCCGCTGCGACCCAGCACGTCGACCAGGGCCTGTCGCTGACGCTGTTCTTCAAGGACACCGCCACCACGCGCGACATCAACAAGGCGCAGATCTACGCATGGCGCAAGGGCATCAAGACGATCTACTACATCCGCCTGCGGCAGATGGCGCTCGAGGGCACCGACATGTCCGAGTGCGTCAGCTGCATGCTCTGA
- a CDS encoding acyl-CoA dehydrogenase family protein, whose amino-acid sequence MTFDPRTYLPDELIERIRDRAASVDRENVFPEEDLVELRAAGYLGILVPADRGGAGLGLGEASILQQRLATAAPATALAVNMHLVWTGVAKVLRDRGIDDLAFVQTGAAAGEVFAFGISEAGNDLVLFDSATAAVPLPDGGYTFTGTKIFTSLAPVWTHLGVHGLDTTSPDAPQLVYGFVPRSDAVRTRDDWDTVGMRGTQSRTTELHGAVAPADRIVRRVAPGPQPDPIVFGIFSVFEILLASVYTGIGRRALDVAVETASKRRSRKTGLTYDQDPDIRWRVAEMALTYDALVPQIAALAHDVDAGVDHGARWFSLLSGLKHRAAVGAKRIVDEAILVAGGSSYFSSSELGRLYRDVLAGQFHPSDPESAHATVAAAWLGPIRQGAGS is encoded by the coding sequence ATGACCTTCGATCCGCGCACGTACCTGCCCGATGAGCTCATCGAGCGAATTCGAGACCGCGCGGCATCCGTCGACCGTGAGAACGTCTTCCCGGAAGAGGATCTCGTGGAGCTCCGCGCGGCGGGATATCTCGGCATCCTGGTCCCGGCGGATCGGGGAGGCGCAGGTCTGGGTCTCGGCGAGGCGTCGATCCTGCAGCAGCGGCTCGCCACGGCAGCGCCCGCGACCGCCCTGGCCGTCAACATGCACCTCGTCTGGACAGGTGTCGCCAAAGTGCTGCGCGACAGAGGGATCGACGACCTCGCCTTCGTTCAGACCGGTGCCGCGGCCGGCGAGGTCTTCGCCTTCGGGATCAGCGAGGCCGGCAACGACCTCGTGCTCTTCGACAGCGCCACCGCGGCCGTTCCTCTCCCGGACGGCGGGTACACGTTCACCGGCACGAAGATCTTCACCTCGCTCGCCCCGGTGTGGACGCACCTCGGCGTGCACGGTCTGGACACCACGTCGCCCGACGCGCCTCAGCTGGTCTACGGCTTCGTACCGCGCTCGGACGCCGTGCGCACCCGCGATGACTGGGACACGGTGGGCATGAGGGGAACGCAGTCTCGCACGACGGAGCTGCACGGCGCCGTCGCTCCGGCCGACCGGATCGTGCGCAGGGTCGCACCCGGACCGCAGCCCGATCCGATCGTGTTCGGGATCTTCAGCGTGTTCGAGATCCTGCTCGCCTCCGTCTACACGGGTATCGGTCGACGCGCGCTGGATGTCGCCGTCGAGACGGCCTCGAAACGACGCTCGCGCAAGACGGGACTGACCTACGACCAGGACCCCGATATCCGGTGGCGCGTGGCCGAGATGGCACTGACCTACGATGCGCTCGTTCCGCAGATCGCCGCGCTCGCGCACGACGTGGATGCCGGAGTGGATCACGGCGCACGGTGGTTCTCGCTGCTGTCCGGACTCAAGCATCGTGCCGCGGTCGGCGCCAAGCGGATCGTCGACGAGGCGATCCTGGTCGCCGGCGGATCGTCGTACTTCTCGTCCAGCGAGCTGGGCCGGCTGTATCGTGACGTGCTCGCCGGCCAGTTCCACCCCTCCGACCCGGAGTCCGCGCACGCGACCGTCGCCGCCGCATGGCTCGGTCCGATCCGGCAGGGAGCGGGCAGTTGA
- the nrdI gene encoding class Ib ribonucleoside-diphosphate reductase assembly flavoprotein NrdI: MATAVADQVGAVAHPLREPAPSAPLLVYFSSVSGNTARFIEKLGMRAVRIPLRPTDPTPLIDEPFVLITPTYGGGQGRGEERGAVPKQVIRFLNDEGNRALLRGVIAAGNTNFGEHYGLAGEIISRKCRVPHLDRFELFGTPEDVERIGEGLERWWKQH, encoded by the coding sequence ATGGCAACCGCTGTCGCAGACCAGGTCGGCGCGGTTGCCCACCCCCTCCGTGAGCCCGCCCCGTCGGCTCCGCTCCTCGTCTACTTCTCGAGCGTCTCGGGTAACACCGCGCGTTTCATCGAGAAGCTCGGGATGCGGGCCGTGCGGATTCCGCTGCGGCCCACGGATCCGACTCCCCTCATCGACGAACCCTTCGTGCTGATCACCCCCACCTACGGGGGCGGTCAGGGAAGGGGCGAGGAGCGGGGAGCGGTTCCCAAGCAGGTGATCCGGTTCCTCAACGACGAGGGCAACCGGGCCCTGCTTCGCGGTGTGATCGCCGCGGGCAACACCAACTTCGGCGAGCACTACGGGCTCGCCGGAGAGATCATCAGCCGAAAGTGTCGTGTGCCGCACTTGGATCGGTTCGAATTGTTCGGCACGCCAGAGGACGTCGAGCGCATCGGCGAAGGATTGGAACGATGGTGGAAGCAGCACTGA
- a CDS encoding DUF445 domain-containing protein — protein MPRTPTALLSDADRERLHGLRLMKGIALGALIALAVVFVIAFALQSRYPWLSYVRAAAEGGMVGALADWFAVTALFRRPLGLPIPHTAIIPNRKDEIGRTLGEFVETNFLAAPVIRGKLESFSLSARLGAWLAQPAHAERVASEGATIATNVIEALSDDDVQQLLGDLAREHLVVPEWGPPLGGWLERMVSSGAHHGAVDLAADSIDTWLRANRPAFTGLISRRLPSWVPSMVHTLIDEAAYHEAVKFVAAVREDPDHPARHAVDGYLSRLAENLQHDPVTIGRFEDAKTTVFDSPRVRELAGEAWRTAKNGLTRGLRDPDSGLRRRLVETLTDVGRRLERDEALRARVDGWVTDAAVFVIERYRHDIASVITDTVERWDPEETTEKIELMVGRDLQYIRLNGTIVGSLAGLTIFAIAHAIFGA, from the coding sequence ATGCCCCGCACACCGACAGCACTGCTGAGCGACGCCGATCGAGAGCGGCTGCACGGGCTGCGGCTCATGAAGGGGATCGCACTCGGCGCCCTCATCGCACTCGCGGTCGTCTTCGTGATCGCATTCGCTCTGCAGAGCCGGTATCCGTGGCTCTCGTACGTGCGCGCGGCGGCGGAAGGCGGCATGGTCGGAGCTCTCGCGGACTGGTTCGCGGTGACCGCACTCTTCCGGCGACCGCTCGGGCTTCCCATTCCGCACACCGCGATCATCCCGAACCGCAAAGACGAGATCGGACGCACCCTCGGCGAGTTCGTCGAGACGAACTTCCTCGCCGCTCCCGTCATCCGCGGCAAACTCGAGTCCTTCTCGCTCTCCGCCCGGCTCGGCGCGTGGCTGGCGCAGCCGGCCCATGCTGAGCGGGTCGCTTCCGAAGGGGCGACGATCGCGACGAATGTCATCGAGGCTCTCAGTGACGACGACGTCCAGCAACTGCTCGGCGACCTCGCCCGTGAGCACCTGGTCGTGCCCGAGTGGGGTCCGCCGCTTGGCGGCTGGCTCGAGCGCATGGTTTCCTCAGGTGCCCACCACGGCGCGGTGGATCTCGCGGCCGACAGCATCGACACCTGGTTGAGAGCGAACCGCCCCGCATTCACGGGGCTCATCTCCCGTCGCCTTCCCTCATGGGTTCCATCGATGGTGCACACACTGATCGACGAGGCGGCGTACCACGAAGCGGTCAAGTTCGTCGCCGCCGTGCGGGAGGATCCCGATCACCCTGCACGGCACGCGGTGGACGGCTACCTCTCGCGTCTGGCCGAGAACCTGCAGCACGACCCCGTGACGATCGGACGATTCGAAGACGCCAAGACGACGGTCTTCGACTCTCCGCGTGTGCGTGAGCTTGCAGGTGAGGCGTGGCGTACGGCCAAGAACGGTCTCACGCGCGGTCTCCGCGACCCGGACAGCGGACTGCGCCGTCGACTGGTCGAGACGTTGACCGACGTCGGCCGCCGCCTGGAGCGGGACGAGGCCCTGCGCGCCCGCGTCGACGGGTGGGTGACGGATGCAGCGGTCTTCGTCATCGAGCGCTACCGCCACGACATCGCCTCTGTCATCACCGACACAGTGGAGCGCTGGGACCCCGAGGAGACGACCGAGAAGATCGAGCTCATGGTCGGCCGCGATCTGCAGTACATTCGCCTCAACGGCACGATCGTAGGCTCTCTCGCGGGCCTGACGATCTTCGCGATCGCACACGCGATCTTCGGGGCCTAG
- the nrdF gene encoding class 1b ribonucleoside-diphosphate reductase subunit beta: protein MTPEKLKLIDHVQAINWNRIQDDKDLEVWNRLVNNFWLPEKVPLSNDIQSWNTLTPDEQTLTMRVFTGLTLLDTIQGTVGAVSLIPDALTPHEEAVYTNIAFMESVHAKSYSSIFSTLASTPEIDDAFRWSVENENLQKKAHIVMDYYRGDEPLKRKVASTLLESFLFYSGFYLPLHWSAKAKLTNTADIIRLIIRDEAVHGYYIGYKFQKGMELITQAERDEIKDYTFSLLYELYDNEVQYTQDLYDAVGLTEDVKKFLHYNANKALMNLGFEAMFPSTVTNVNPAILSALSPNADENHDFFSGSGSSYVIGKAEATEDEDWDF from the coding sequence ATGACTCCCGAGAAGCTCAAGCTGATCGACCACGTCCAGGCGATCAACTGGAACCGCATCCAGGACGACAAAGACCTCGAGGTGTGGAACCGCCTCGTGAACAACTTCTGGCTGCCCGAGAAGGTGCCGCTGTCCAACGACATCCAGTCGTGGAACACGCTGACGCCCGACGAGCAGACGCTCACGATGCGCGTGTTCACCGGCCTCACCCTGCTCGACACGATCCAGGGCACGGTCGGCGCGGTCTCGCTCATCCCGGATGCGCTGACCCCGCACGAGGAGGCGGTGTACACCAACATCGCGTTCATGGAGTCGGTGCACGCCAAGAGCTACTCGTCGATCTTCTCGACCCTCGCGTCGACGCCCGAGATCGACGACGCGTTCCGGTGGTCGGTGGAGAACGAGAACCTTCAGAAGAAGGCTCACATCGTCATGGACTACTACCGTGGCGACGAGCCCCTCAAGCGCAAGGTCGCGTCGACCCTGCTCGAGTCGTTCCTGTTCTACTCGGGCTTCTACCTGCCGCTGCACTGGTCGGCCAAGGCGAAGCTCACGAACACGGCCGACATCATCCGCCTCATCATCCGCGACGAGGCCGTGCACGGCTACTACATCGGGTACAAGTTCCAGAAGGGCATGGAGCTGATCACGCAGGCCGAGCGCGACGAGATCAAGGACTACACGTTCTCGCTGCTGTACGAGCTCTACGACAACGAGGTGCAGTACACGCAGGACCTCTACGACGCCGTCGGCCTCACCGAGGACGTCAAGAAGTTCCTGCACTACAACGCGAACAAGGCGCTCATGAACCTCGGGTTCGAGGCCATGTTCCCCTCGACGGTCACGAACGTGAACCCGGCGATCCTGTCGGCGCTCTCGCCCAACGCGGACGAGAACCACGACTTCTTCAGCGGTTCGGGCTCCTCCTACGTCATCGGAAAGGCCGAGGCCACCGAGGACGAGGACTGGGACTTCTGA
- the nrdH gene encoding glutaredoxin-like protein NrdH, which translates to MAITVYTKPSCVQCNATYRALDSKGIEYEVLDVSQDPAALEQVKALGYLQAPVVITDEDHWSGFRPDKIDELAARLA; encoded by the coding sequence ATGGCGATCACCGTCTACACCAAGCCGTCGTGCGTGCAGTGCAATGCCACCTACCGTGCACTGGATTCGAAGGGCATCGAGTACGAGGTTCTCGACGTCTCGCAGGACCCCGCAGCCCTCGAGCAGGTCAAGGCCCTCGGGTACCTGCAGGCCCCCGTCGTGATCACCGACGAGGACCACTGGTCGGGCTTCCGTCCCGACAAGATCGACGAGCTGGCCGCGCGCCTGGCCTGA
- a CDS encoding aldo/keto reductase produces MGRILLGDGLEVSALGYGGMSLSDVYGPVDDATALATLTHAVDAGLTFVDTANIYGAGRSERTIARLLATRRDEITLATKFGISGGAIGSRGIRGDAAYVREQIDQSLSRLGTDHVDLYYQHRVDPNVPIEETVGAMSELVAEGKVLHLGLSEATADEIRRAHAVHPIAAVQTEWSVVSRDVENAVVPTAVELGIGFVPYSPLSRAWLTNDFSPTHIGPGDGRPRFPRFSSANLTANADLRAEYLVLAHQRDLTGAQLALGWLFTRAAQLGIAAAPIPGSRFARHVDEWLPASGLILDADTMASLEPFAAAITGNRSFDIGWTSQREGLAS; encoded by the coding sequence GTGGGCCGCATCCTGCTCGGCGACGGTCTCGAAGTCAGCGCGCTCGGCTACGGCGGGATGAGCCTCAGCGACGTGTACGGACCGGTCGACGATGCGACAGCACTCGCGACGCTGACGCACGCGGTGGATGCGGGACTCACCTTCGTCGACACGGCCAACATCTACGGCGCGGGGCGCAGTGAGCGCACGATCGCGCGGCTGCTCGCCACCCGACGCGACGAGATCACGTTGGCGACCAAGTTCGGGATCTCCGGCGGCGCGATCGGCTCGCGCGGCATCCGTGGCGACGCCGCGTACGTGCGCGAGCAGATCGATCAGAGCCTCTCCCGACTCGGCACCGACCATGTCGACCTCTACTACCAGCACCGCGTCGATCCGAACGTGCCGATCGAGGAGACGGTCGGCGCGATGTCGGAGCTGGTGGCCGAGGGAAAGGTGCTCCATCTCGGTCTGTCGGAGGCGACGGCGGACGAGATCCGTCGCGCTCACGCCGTGCATCCGATCGCCGCTGTGCAGACCGAGTGGAGCGTGGTCAGCCGCGACGTCGAGAACGCCGTCGTGCCCACGGCCGTCGAGCTCGGCATCGGCTTCGTGCCGTACTCCCCACTCAGCCGCGCCTGGTTGACGAACGACTTCTCCCCCACACACATCGGGCCCGGTGACGGTCGACCCCGGTTCCCGAGGTTCTCCAGCGCGAACCTCACCGCCAACGCGGACCTGCGCGCCGAGTACCTCGTCCTCGCGCACCAGCGCGACCTGACCGGCGCGCAACTCGCGCTGGGCTGGCTGTTCACGCGTGCCGCGCAATTGGGGATCGCCGCCGCCCCTATCCCGGGCTCGCGCTTCGCGCGGCACGTGGATGAGTGGCTGCCGGCATCCGGCCTCATCCTGGACGCGGACACGATGGCGTCTCTCGAGCCCTTCGCCGCCGCCATCACCGGCAACCGGAGCTTCGATATCGGGTGGACGAGTCAGCGCGAGGGTCTTGCGAGCTGA
- a CDS encoding SixA phosphatase family protein, translating to MITLVLVRHAKSDWGTAGLPDHERPLNERGRRDAPLMAAALATTGFRPERLLSSTALRARTTAASFAAALEVSLETLPELYGASARELWDAAAATGAQNVLIVAHDPGLSELASELAGREMMMTTCAVATFPIAGDHWPVDPSPVEEWGLHAPR from the coding sequence ATGATCACTCTCGTCCTCGTGCGCCACGCCAAGTCCGACTGGGGAACGGCGGGCCTCCCAGATCACGAACGTCCCCTGAACGAGCGCGGCCGACGCGACGCTCCACTCATGGCTGCGGCCCTCGCCACAACCGGCTTCCGGCCGGAACGACTGCTCAGCAGCACAGCCCTCCGCGCTCGCACGACGGCGGCATCGTTCGCAGCCGCCCTCGAGGTTTCCCTCGAGACCCTTCCCGAGCTGTACGGGGCGTCCGCACGCGAGCTGTGGGATGCGGCTGCGGCGACGGGAGCGCAGAACGTCCTCATCGTCGCTCACGATCCCGGGTTGAGCGAGCTCGCATCCGAGCTGGCAGGCCGCGAGATGATGATGACGACGTGCGCGGTCGCCACGTTCCCCATCGCGGGCGATCACTGGCCCGTGGATCCGTCCCCGGTCGAGGAGTGGGGCCTTCACGCTCCCCGCTAG
- a CDS encoding gamma-glutamylcyclotransferase family protein, producing MSTTETSERLFSYGTLLLPQVQLDVFGRRIESTEDVLAGYHVQQAEIDDSRVVAISGLAAHPVLSRTGNTSDKVSGRVLELTLDELDAADEYEVSLYRRVAVVLQSGRDAWVYVG from the coding sequence ATGAGCACGACGGAGACCTCCGAGCGCCTCTTCTCCTATGGAACCCTCCTGCTCCCACAGGTACAGCTGGATGTCTTCGGTCGCCGCATCGAATCAACGGAGGACGTGCTCGCGGGCTATCACGTCCAGCAGGCCGAGATCGACGACTCCCGCGTCGTGGCGATCTCGGGCCTCGCCGCGCACCCTGTGCTGAGCCGCACCGGAAACACGAGCGACAAGGTCAGCGGACGCGTGCTGGAACTGACGCTCGACGAGCTCGACGCGGCCGACGAGTACGAAGTCTCGCTGTACCGGCGCGTAGCAGTGGTACTTCAGAGTGGACGCGACGCCTGGGTCTACGTGGGGTAG
- a CDS encoding alpha/beta fold hydrolase, giving the protein MPASVALPTLAWGSPASAHHALLVHGLGSSGALMWRFGTALAEAGWHAVAVDLRGHGLAPRALDYTIAAYAADVSQTVPDSGGAWDLVVGHSLGGASATLAAAEHPEWARRLVLVDPALYLLPADRAVVERSQQDAFDSPTIEEVRAAHPHWHPQDVELKAQAAQLASRWAIEQTLEQNADWDVTDAAARLTVPTHVIASDPAVYSLFTGPRADEVLARNALITRSIVAGAGHSPHRDRPDATVAALREVLA; this is encoded by the coding sequence ATGCCCGCATCCGTCGCGCTTCCCACGCTCGCGTGGGGCTCCCCCGCATCCGCTCACCACGCCCTCCTCGTGCACGGGCTGGGATCGTCCGGCGCCCTGATGTGGCGCTTCGGAACGGCCCTGGCCGAAGCGGGCTGGCATGCCGTCGCCGTCGACCTGCGCGGTCACGGCCTGGCACCGCGAGCGCTCGACTACACGATCGCCGCCTACGCCGCCGATGTGAGCCAGACGGTCCCTGACTCCGGGGGCGCTTGGGACCTCGTCGTCGGCCACTCGCTCGGAGGAGCGTCCGCAACACTCGCGGCCGCGGAGCATCCCGAGTGGGCGAGGCGGCTCGTCCTCGTCGACCCCGCGCTGTATCTCCTGCCGGCCGACCGCGCGGTCGTCGAACGCAGCCAGCAGGATGCGTTCGACTCGCCGACGATCGAGGAGGTCCGCGCCGCGCATCCGCACTGGCATCCGCAGGACGTCGAGCTGAAGGCACAGGCCGCGCAGCTCGCAAGCCGCTGGGCCATCGAGCAGACCCTCGAGCAGAACGCCGACTGGGACGTGACGGATGCGGCCGCACGCCTCACGGTTCCCACGCACGTCATCGCATCCGATCCCGCGGTCTACAGCCTGTTCACCGGGCCACGCGCCGACGAGGTGCTCGCCCGCAATGCCCTCATCACGCGCTCGATCGTCGCGGGTGCCGGTCACTCGCCGCACCGCGACCGCCCGGACGCCACGGTGGCAGCATTGCGCGAGGTGCTGGCATGA
- a CDS encoding metal-sensitive transcriptional regulator, whose translation MIDDIKKRALHRTSILEGQLRGVTKMIESEEYCMDIITQSRAIQRSLESLNRLLLENHLRTHVAHMFEEGGEDRERAVEELLRAFDFAGK comes from the coding sequence GTGATCGACGACATCAAGAAGCGCGCGCTGCACCGCACCAGCATCCTGGAAGGGCAGCTGCGCGGGGTGACCAAGATGATCGAGTCCGAGGAGTACTGCATGGACATCATCACGCAGTCCCGCGCGATCCAGCGCTCGCTCGAGTCCTTGAATCGTCTTTTGCTCGAGAACCATCTGCGCACCCATGTCGCCCACATGTTCGAGGAGGGCGGCGAGGATCGTGAGCGTGCCGTCGAGGAGCTGCTGCGCGCTTTCGACTTCGCCGGGAAGTGA